A single window of Phycisphaeraceae bacterium DNA harbors:
- a CDS encoding transposase domain-containing protein, which translates to MNGPATIRQAINRKNSLFVGSPCGGETAAILSSLTSSCRRHGVDPQVYLTQLLVNLPGTPAAELDQWLPDEWRRRRAEAT; encoded by the coding sequence CTGAACGGACCCGCCACGATCCGTCAAGCGATCAACCGCAAGAACTCGCTCTTCGTCGGCAGTCCGTGCGGCGGCGAGACGGCGGCGATCCTCTCGAGCCTCACGAGCTCGTGTCGGCGCCACGGCGTCGACCCACAGGTCTACCTCACGCAGCTCCTCGTGAACCTGCCCGGAACCCCGGCGGCCGAACTGGACCAATGGCTGCCCGACGAGTGGCGACGCCGACGAGCCGAGGCAACCTGA